From Chryseobacterium salivictor, a single genomic window includes:
- the coaE gene encoding dephospho-CoA kinase (Dephospho-CoA kinase (CoaE) performs the final step in coenzyme A biosynthesis.), whose product MINDEPEPRVNTKIIGITGGIGSGKSTVSKYIEEAGFPVYYSDIRAKTIVNDQPQLQQQIKELLGENAYDENGLYDRKYVSEMVFNNEELLLKLNSLIHPAVKTDFENWISQQTTDFVFKETALLFELKLNESCYKSILVTADDNCRLKRVMDRDNKTYREVESIMLKQMPEKDKVKLADFVIFNNDGLEELQQETKKVLEEIKSF is encoded by the coding sequence ATGATAAACGACGAACCTGAACCCAGGGTCAACACAAAGATTATTGGAATAACCGGAGGAATTGGCTCTGGAAAATCAACGGTCTCGAAATATATCGAAGAAGCAGGATTCCCTGTGTATTATTCTGATATCCGTGCGAAAACTATTGTCAACGATCAGCCGCAACTTCAGCAGCAGATCAAAGAACTTTTGGGTGAAAATGCCTATGACGAAAATGGTCTGTACGACCGAAAATATGTTTCTGAAATGGTCTTTAATAATGAAGAATTATTATTAAAGTTAAATTCACTGATTCATCCGGCAGTAAAAACCGATTTTGAAAACTGGATTTCCCAGCAAACAACGGATTTTGTTTTTAAAGAAACGGCACTTTTGTTTGAATTAAAATTAAATGAAAGTTGTTACAAATCTATTCTCGTAACTGCAGATGACAACTGCCGACTGAAAAGAGTCATGGATCGCGACAACAAAACCTACCGTGAAGTTGAATCGATTATGCTGAAACAAATGCCGGAAAAAGACAAAGTGAAACTTGCCGATTTTGTTATTTTTAATAATGATGGATTGGAAGAGCTTCAACAGGAAACGAAGAAAGTATTGGAGGAAATAAAATCGTTCTAG
- a CDS encoding MBL fold metallo-hydrolase translates to MKLYPIQCGKFKLDGGAMFGIVPKTLWQRTNPADENNLIELGTRSLLVEDGKKLILIDCGLGNKQDEKFFGHYSLYGDDTLDKNLKKYGFVKEDITDVFLTHLHFDHCGGAIEWNDDRSGYRPAFKNAHFWTNENHWKWATEPNPREKASFLKENILPMQESGQLNFLPTPKSGNYGFAPDLKMDVIFVDGHTEKQMLPVIQYQEKTIVFAADLIPTAGHIPQVYVMGYDTRPLLTMEEKGKFLKQCVDNDYLLFFEHDAHHELASLKMTEKGIRLDQTFSMNEVFGY, encoded by the coding sequence ATGAAACTCTATCCCATACAGTGCGGAAAATTTAAATTAGATGGTGGTGCGATGTTTGGTATCGTGCCGAAAACCCTTTGGCAAAGAACGAATCCGGCCGATGAAAATAATTTGATCGAACTGGGAACCCGCTCGCTTTTGGTGGAAGACGGTAAAAAACTGATCCTCATCGATTGTGGTTTAGGCAACAAACAGGACGAGAAATTCTTTGGACATTATTCCTTATATGGCGACGATACATTGGATAAAAATCTTAAAAAATATGGTTTCGTAAAAGAAGACATTACAGATGTTTTCTTGACGCACCTTCATTTCGATCATTGCGGCGGCGCCATCGAGTGGAATGACGACCGCAGCGGTTACAGACCGGCTTTTAAAAACGCCCATTTCTGGACGAATGAAAACCATTGGAAATGGGCAACCGAACCTAACCCAAGAGAAAAGGCCAGTTTTCTGAAGGAAAACATTCTGCCGATGCAGGAAAGCGGGCAGTTGAATTTTCTGCCAACACCGAAAAGTGGAAATTATGGTTTTGCCCCGGATTTGAAGATGGATGTTATTTTTGTGGATGGACATACCGAAAAGCAAATGCTTCCTGTGATTCAGTATCAGGAAAAAACGATTGTTTTTGCAGCAGATTTAATTCCTACTGCGGGCCACATTCCACAGGTTTATGTGATGGGTTATGATACGCGTCCACTTTTGACCATGGAAGAAAAGGGAAAGTTTTTGAAACAGTGCGTAGATAACGATTACCTGTTGTTTTTTGAACACGATGCACACCACGAACTGGCGAGTCTGAAAATGACCGAAAAGGGAATTCGCTTAGACCAAACCTTTAGTATGAATGAGGTTTTCGGTTATTAA
- a CDS encoding GxxExxY protein has translation MNENEISKVVFESGLKIHRKVGIGLYEAVYEECLVYELKRNGLKVEKQKDISIEDKVIIEIKAVPEIITYHTYQL, from the coding sequence ATGAATGAAAATGAAATTTCAAAAGTAGTATTTGAGTCGGGTTTGAAAATTCATCGTAAGGTTGGAATTGGTCTTTATGAAGCGGTATATGAAGAATGTTTAGTTTATGAATTAAAGAGGAACGGTTTGAAAGTTGAAAAGCAAAAAGATATTTCAATTGAAGATAAAGTAATAATAGAGATTAAGGCAGTTCCTGAAATTATTACTTATCATACCTATCAACTTTAA
- the ruvB gene encoding Holliday junction branch migration DNA helicase RuvB yields MPDFLHPDQENFSEDELILEEKIRPQSFRDFAGQRKTLDNLEVFVAAAKNRGGALDHVLLHGPPGLGKTTLAHIIANELGVGCKITSGPVLDKPGSLAGLLTNLEENDVLFIDEIHRLSPIVEEYLYSAMEDYKIDIMLESGPNARSVQIGLNPFTLVGATTRSGMLTKPMLARFGIQSRLEYYTIELLSMIIERSARVLDVKIYEDAALEIARRSRGTPRIANALLRRVRDFAEIKGNGEIEIEITKFALNSLNVDEFGLDDMDNRIMRVMIENFRGKPVGISALATSIGENPETLEEVYEPFLIQEGFIIRTPRGREVTEKAYKHLNISVPRRPDELF; encoded by the coding sequence ATGCCCGATTTTTTGCATCCCGATCAAGAGAATTTCTCCGAGGATGAATTAATTTTAGAAGAGAAAATCCGTCCGCAGAGTTTTCGGGATTTTGCCGGACAGCGCAAGACTCTGGATAATCTTGAAGTTTTTGTTGCAGCGGCAAAAAACCGTGGCGGTGCGCTGGATCACGTTCTTTTACACGGTCCGCCGGGATTGGGGAAAACGACTTTAGCCCATATTATTGCGAATGAATTGGGAGTGGGCTGTAAAATCACTTCGGGTCCGGTCTTGGATAAGCCAGGAAGTTTGGCCGGACTTTTAACCAATCTGGAAGAAAATGATGTTTTATTCATCGATGAAATCCACCGGCTTTCCCCGATTGTAGAAGAGTATTTGTATTCGGCGATGGAAGATTATAAAATCGACATCATGCTGGAAAGCGGTCCGAATGCCAGAAGTGTGCAGATCGGTTTGAATCCTTTTACGTTGGTTGGAGCAACCACCAGAAGCGGAATGCTGACCAAACCGATGCTCGCAAGATTCGGAATCCAGTCCCGGTTAGAATATTATACGATTGAACTTTTATCGATGATTATCGAAAGAAGTGCACGGGTTTTAGATGTTAAAATCTACGAAGATGCTGCTTTGGAAATTGCGAGAAGAAGTCGTGGCACTCCCAGAATTGCAAATGCACTTTTGCGGAGAGTTCGGGATTTTGCAGAAATTAAAGGAAATGGCGAAATCGAAATTGAAATTACGAAATTTGCATTAAATTCTTTAAATGTTGATGAATTCGGACTCGATGATATGGACAATAGAATTATGCGCGTGATGATTGAAAATTTCCGTGGGAAACCCGTGGGGATTTCTGCATTGGCAACTTCAATTGGCGAAAATCCGGAAACTTTGGAAGAGGTTTATGAACCGTTTTTGATTCAGGAAGGTTTTATTATCCGAACTCCGAGAGGACGGGAAGTAACGGAAAAAGCGTATAAGCATTTGAATATTTCGGTGCCGAGAAGACCTGATGAACTTTTTTAA
- a CDS encoding MFS transporter gives MFSTPQKQRIALSAYFFLSGICFSTWASRIPTIKAIFNLTEGDLGNLLMIMPASAIIGIPLSGWLVAKYDSRIPLQIASVTFLLSLFSIGWGFSLFGLVISLILFSISLRIINVAINTQSLSIQEKFEKRIVGKFHGVWSIGGILGVLFSTIMIKYQVSIFWHFLMIMLFGLVIIIGMFPFLIKNDKAKTSNTFKLQKPSKYISLLGFIVFFAAICEGGMYDWNGVYLKEIVKQEVFTYGYLLFMVCMTISRLTIDNLMGRFGMQKLYIASSVLIISGVLIATVFPSLFPVLIGFCMVGFGVSGLYPMTFILAGKAKKYSVPIVISIISTYSTVGMFLGPPIIGYLASAFGLQKAFITFIVAGLMFIPLSKFVFDHLKKTN, from the coding sequence ATGTTTTCAACACCTCAAAAGCAAAGAATTGCACTTTCGGCCTATTTCTTTTTATCTGGAATTTGTTTTTCTACCTGGGCTTCCAGAATTCCCACCATCAAAGCTATTTTTAATCTTACAGAAGGAGATTTAGGAAATCTATTAATGATCATGCCGGCAAGTGCCATCATCGGAATTCCTCTTTCTGGCTGGCTTGTCGCAAAATATGACAGCAGAATTCCATTACAAATAGCCAGCGTAACCTTTTTGTTGTCTTTATTTTCTATCGGCTGGGGATTTTCATTGTTTGGACTTGTAATTTCCCTTATATTATTTTCGATATCGCTCAGAATTATTAATGTTGCCATTAATACGCAGTCACTCTCTATTCAGGAAAAATTTGAAAAAAGAATTGTGGGTAAATTTCATGGAGTTTGGAGTATTGGCGGTATTTTAGGCGTGCTGTTTTCAACAATTATGATCAAATATCAGGTTTCAATATTTTGGCATTTTCTGATGATCATGTTGTTTGGGCTCGTCATCATTATTGGGATGTTCCCTTTTCTCATTAAAAATGACAAAGCCAAAACAAGCAATACTTTCAAATTGCAAAAACCCAGTAAATACATTTCCCTGTTAGGATTTATCGTTTTTTTTGCGGCAATTTGTGAGGGAGGAATGTACGACTGGAATGGCGTCTACTTGAAAGAAATTGTAAAACAGGAAGTTTTCACGTACGGTTATTTACTGTTCATGGTTTGTATGACGATTTCCAGATTAACGATCGATAATCTGATGGGACGGTTTGGTATGCAAAAATTGTATATCGCAAGTTCGGTTCTTATCATTTCGGGAGTTCTTATTGCTACTGTTTTTCCGTCCCTTTTTCCCGTTCTTATTGGGTTTTGTATGGTCGGATTTGGCGTTTCCGGACTTTATCCTATGACTTTTATTCTCGCTGGTAAGGCTAAAAAATATTCGGTTCCGATTGTGATTTCCATTATCAGTACCTACTCGACAGTGGGTATGTTTTTAGGTCCGCCGATTATTGGTTATCTTGCAAGTGCATTTGGACTGCAAAAAGCATTTATCACATTTATTGTAGCTGGATTAATGTTTATTCCACTTTCCAAATTCGTTTTCGATCATTTAAAAAAGACCAATTAA
- the hutI gene encoding imidazolonepropionase has translation MKLIGPFKQIVTLAKLPLRGKLSDDQLEIINDGGLLIKDGKIETADSFQNLKEQFPNIEIENIEGEQICLPAFTDSHTHICFGGNRANDFAMRNAGKTYLEIAENGGGIWSSVQHTRLASEEELLKTTLERINFLVSLGITTVEIKSGYGLDVENELKMLRVIKKAQAFTKATLITTCLSAHLKPRDFEGSSEAYLQYVLDEILPKVKEENLAKRVDIFIEKSAFLPEESKAFLLKAKEFGFEITVHADQFTSGSSRIAVEVGAKSADHLEATIDEDIEFLAKSETVATALPGASLGLGEKFTPARKILDAGGILAIASDWNPGSAPMGNLITQASILATFEKLSTAEVLAGITFRSAFALGLEDRGTLEKGKKADFVTFETDNFQNVLYQQGSLRAETVYIDGEKQSS, from the coding sequence ATGAAATTAATCGGTCCTTTCAAACAAATTGTAACGCTTGCCAAACTTCCTTTACGGGGAAAATTATCTGATGACCAACTCGAAATTATTAATGATGGCGGACTTTTAATTAAAGACGGAAAAATAGAAACCGCAGATTCTTTTCAAAATTTAAAAGAACAATTCCCCAATATTGAAATTGAAAATATCGAAGGTGAACAGATTTGTTTGCCGGCTTTTACGGATTCTCACACGCACATTTGTTTCGGAGGAAACCGTGCCAATGATTTTGCGATGAGAAATGCCGGAAAAACCTATTTGGAAATCGCAGAAAATGGAGGCGGAATTTGGAGTTCCGTTCAGCACACGAGACTGGCAAGTGAAGAAGAATTATTAAAAACCACTTTAGAAAGAATCAATTTCCTGGTTTCATTGGGAATTACAACGGTTGAAATAAAATCCGGTTATGGTTTAGATGTTGAAAATGAGCTGAAAATGTTGCGCGTGATAAAAAAAGCACAAGCTTTTACAAAAGCGACTTTGATCACAACTTGTCTTTCCGCCCATTTAAAACCAAGAGATTTCGAAGGAAGTTCAGAGGCATATTTACAATACGTTTTAGATGAAATTTTACCAAAAGTAAAAGAAGAAAACCTCGCAAAAAGAGTTGATATTTTCATTGAAAAATCCGCATTTTTACCGGAAGAAAGCAAAGCGTTTTTATTAAAAGCCAAAGAATTCGGTTTTGAAATAACGGTTCACGCCGATCAGTTTACGTCGGGGAGTTCAAGAATTGCGGTGGAAGTTGGTGCAAAATCAGCCGATCATTTAGAGGCAACTATTGATGAAGACATCGAATTTTTAGCGAAATCTGAAACGGTTGCGACTGCGCTTCCAGGAGCAAGTTTGGGTTTAGGAGAAAAGTTTACGCCGGCCAGGAAAATTTTAGATGCCGGTGGGATTTTAGCGATCGCTTCCGATTGGAATCCCGGTTCTGCTCCAATGGGAAATCTGATTACCCAAGCAAGTATTTTGGCGACTTTCGAAAAATTATCGACCGCAGAAGTTTTGGCGGGAATTACTTTCCGTTCGGCTTTTGCTTTAGGTTTAGAAGACCGCGGAACTTTAGAAAAAGGAAAGAAAGCAGATTTTGTTACTTTTGAAACTGATAATTTCCAGAACGTGCTTTATCAGCAGGGAAGTTTAAGAGCTGAAACGGTTTATATTGACGGAGAAAAACAATCATCATGA
- a CDS encoding DUF695 domain-containing protein, whose product MTELKKLNKSTYQEFWKWFETKEKDFFNAVKEQQNIDENFLNIILPQLKELNENFFILVGMSDDLTAELIITVDGSIKDIVYAEELIAESPNLENWKFTALKPELDIENVSIRMGDYIFDKNNIYFYSNDDEDYPDEIDLVFVHEDLNDQNENELINGTYLFIDNYLGELNFVTQIDNFSIAGKSEAEKELVPIEKLKDFLSWREREFTEKYEAAKIETTEDSYSLLEGTLENGFPLLATVNVDLLQWDQKASHPWISVLRIAYSGDEDNGFPDDKDYDLFNTIEDDIMLELNSEEGNLNLGRETADNIREIYFVSRDFRKISKILAKTVEKYPDYEMSFEIYKDKYWQSFERYGIH is encoded by the coding sequence ATGACTGAATTAAAAAAACTGAACAAATCCACATATCAAGAGTTTTGGAAGTGGTTTGAAACCAAAGAAAAAGATTTTTTCAATGCGGTGAAAGAGCAACAAAACATTGATGAAAATTTTTTAAATATCATTCTACCACAATTGAAGGAATTGAATGAAAATTTCTTCATCCTTGTGGGAATGTCTGATGATCTTACTGCCGAACTCATTATCACCGTTGATGGAAGCATTAAAGATATCGTTTACGCTGAAGAACTTATCGCTGAATCTCCGAATCTTGAAAACTGGAAATTCACCGCGCTCAAACCGGAACTGGATATTGAAAATGTGAGCATCAGAATGGGTGATTACATTTTCGACAAAAACAACATCTATTTCTATTCCAACGACGACGAGGATTATCCGGATGAAATTGACTTAGTTTTTGTTCATGAAGATTTAAATGACCAAAATGAAAATGAACTGATCAATGGAACTTATCTGTTTATCGATAATTATTTAGGAGAATTAAATTTTGTGACTCAGATTGATAATTTTAGCATTGCAGGTAAAAGTGAGGCAGAAAAAGAATTAGTTCCCATCGAAAAATTAAAGGATTTTTTGAGTTGGCGTGAAAGAGAATTTACCGAAAAATACGAAGCCGCCAAAATTGAAACAACCGAAGATTCCTACTCTTTATTAGAAGGAACTTTGGAAAATGGTTTTCCTTTGCTTGCCACGGTGAATGTCGATTTATTGCAATGGGATCAGAAAGCATCACATCCCTGGATTTCGGTTTTGAGAATTGCCTATTCAGGCGATGAAGACAATGGTTTTCCGGATGATAAAGATTATGATTTGTTTAATACAATCGAAGATGATATCATGCTTGAACTCAATTCCGAAGAAGGGAATTTGAATTTGGGCCGGGAAACCGCCGATAATATAAGAGAAATTTATTTTGTCAGCAGAGACTTCCGAAAAATTTCAAAAATTCTCGCCAAAACTGTTGAAAAATACCCGGACTACGAAATGAGCTTTGAAATTTATAAAGATAAGTACTGGCAATCATTTGAACGCTACGGAATTCATTAA
- the paaB gene encoding 1,2-phenylacetyl-CoA epoxidase subunit PaaB gives MSNLDMWEVFIQTKPGLSHKHAGTVQAATAEMALQAARDVYTRRMEGTSIWVVPSKYLVTSEGIDKEAFFDPADDKLYRHPTFYEIPNDVKNM, from the coding sequence ATGAGCAACTTAGATATGTGGGAAGTTTTCATCCAGACAAAACCGGGACTTTCCCATAAACACGCAGGAACTGTACAGGCTGCAACGGCAGAAATGGCGCTTCAAGCTGCACGCGATGTTTATACCAGAAGAATGGAAGGGACTTCAATTTGGGTCGTTCCGAGTAAATATTTGGTGACTTCTGAAGGCATCGATAAAGAAGCATTTTTCGATCCGGCAGACGATAAACTGTACCGACACCCGACTTTTTACGAAATCCCGAACGATGTGAAAAACATGTAG